A genomic segment from Nicotiana sylvestris chromosome 1, ASM39365v2, whole genome shotgun sequence encodes:
- the LOC104238702 gene encoding bax inhibitor 1-like, with product MKFTEMKLRAMNAVKAYFKRDWKKRDMMNSEEIPLYAYKSLKKVYLTLFCAMLSSTVGSFLHLIWEAGGFFTVIISAASILSLYLTPAMKVKKRVLYLMIAAYSLGASVGLLTEYNFGIDQGFVFSFLGGTTIGFGTFWFGAMFTRQRIDLYIGCLLHSYAFMYLWFVTASDIFGGHTTRWMIKVLAVLALYMGYFVIYSQEILYNARYGDVNFVNCTFTVFFHLPAIVVHAARVYLVAEIEHYRQN from the exons ATGAAATTCACCGAGATGAAGCTCCGCGCCATGAATGCTGTGAAAGCGTACTTCAAAAGGGATTGGAAAAAAAGAGATATGATGAATTCTGAGGAAATTCCCCTGTACGCTTACAAATCCTTGAAGAAG GTGTATCTTACCCTTTTCTGTGCCATGTTGAGCTCTACTGTTGGATCCTTCTTGCATTTGATCTGGGAAGCGGGAGGCTTCTTCACTGTCATAATTTCAGCTGCAAGTATACTAAGCCTTTACCTTACACCAGCAATGAAAGTG AAGAAGAGGGTCTTATACTTGATGATTGCTGCCTATTCGTTAGGAGCTTCTGTTGGACTTCTTACCGAATATAACTTTGGAATTGATCAAGG CTTTGTTTTCAGCTTCTTGGGAGGTACAACAATAGGCTTTGGAACTTTTTGGTTTGGAGCCATGTTTACAAGACAAAGGATCGATCTCTACATCGGTTGCCTGCTTCATTCTTACGCCTTTATGTACCTGTGGTTTGTCACTGCTTCTGACATCTTTGGCGGCCACACAACCCGTTGGATGATAAAG GTACTCGCTGTGCTTGCATTGTACATGGGATACTTTGTGATATATAGCCAAGAGATACTGTACAATGCTCGCTATGGAGATGTTAACTTTGTCAACTGCACATTCACCGTCTTCTTCCATTTACCAGCTATAGTGGTCCATGCTGCTAGAGTATATCTGGTTGCAGAAATTGAGCACTACAGACAGAACTAA